AACCCCCAAAATTAGAGTTGGCCGGCCAAAATGTGCAGACAGCTCCTAATAGACTAAACAAGTTGCGGGGTCCACAACAAGCCTTCTAAAAGATTATCAAGCTGACCTACTATTGCGAGACAGGTCCAACAACCCATGAAGATAGGGATATTCCCTCAAGATATTAAAACTATATTGTAGGGATTtagttatcttttttttttttttgtaattcaaatataagataaaaaagatgttattttctctattttaaatagatatccTTACCTATTTGAATTGAGATATTTTGTAAGCCCTACAAATATAAAGGACATGAGATCACATGAAAAGGGACCTCAATTTGAAGCTACACGCCTATAGCCTCTCTCCCTCGAACATCACATGCCATTTATGCTTCCTAGACACTAAGTCAAGTTTCTCCATAAGTTCTTCTCAAGATCTCATCAATTCTTGATTTCTAACACATTGTTGTCACAATTGTAATACTAAAGAGAGTCATAGTTAGAAATTACAAGGTTTTAACCTGTGATCTGCATGGTATTATCTCAagagtgaatacaactaaaagaggagtaggtcattacccgttCATTAAGGGGGTCGAACCTCGATAAATTCATGtgttatttttaccattttatattCTTATTTACACGTGGTGATAATCAGCAATTAATAAGGATCCGTTGTTAGTTGACTAAATTTCAAGTCAACATTtcggtactttcattgagagctgcaATCCAAGTTTCATCCATCTCTTTTTGATTAATCATCATGGTTCTAACCAGAAGAACTACTCCTTCAGATACCCCTCAGGATCCTATGGTTGTGGATTTGGTGTGCGTGGTCCTCCTAGTACAGATAACCCGTCAACCCTACCAACTCTACCAATCCTACAAATCGTACTAATCCTGTTGATCTTGCTAATTCGACAAATCCCAATGATCAAGTTTTTCCGCTTAGGACCAAACCACTAGCAGCATCCCAGACAGAAGACCCTGTCCACCCGGAATAGCCTCCACATAATGCAACTGAGACTGTTCCACGATTCTACGCAAGAGAAACAGGACTAGGATTTGGCGAACCATCTATTGGCAAGCCTCGCTTGGACTTGTAGGATGATTTTGAGCTGGCTAGTCTTAGAGAAGTGGTAGGCCAGATTTAGGGTCATGCCAACTAGCTTCATCATGACCCATAACAAACACGCGCTGTTATTTTTAATGCTTTCGTCCAGTAGAGACGAGAATTCCTAAAGTCGATGGATGACCAAGAGGCCATCCTCTGAGCCCACTAGGCAGAGTTGAATTGATGTAATTTGGAGGTCAGCAACCTATTAAGGCGATTCAATGACAGAACTGTCCGGAGAGGTGAGCATCTGATAAGAGATCCTTTGCAAGGAAAACTTACAGACAGGTCGGGCAGGGTCTACCGATAGGTAGACCACAGACAAACAGTCCAACCAGGTCCCTCAAACATGAGAacattgttggaattattttaccaggatctagatgatctacattgcatagggataaaattgtcgttacaccctttcaatgcattttatccttaaaacttttggccacctataaatgatattatagtgaactaatatgatcactaaaatgagctctctatcatttatctctatttagcaagctcgaaggaaatcatcatttcacttctaaatacctatagaagctatagatttcatatctatgattagcgctcacactcaattgcactatcatgttcccaaaatgtacgcatcaccctgaccaaaaagtaggcttaactaacaaatcaaagaacatgaataatactcttgagatcgaacctaatcatggaaggattaagatcatttgatctaggatcaactaggtgatattgaattgaataaatattatggtaaatttatcatatctaatcaaagttcaatatcggtcccttccaatgtatactccatacatctgatactggtaaactttgccaatgccctggaaaggacataacacttatccaaggtgtaagtatacctatcgctgaatatcatgccagtctaaattcagtgaactgacaaatgatggaattaaacttttgaacatatattctggacttaatagaatttatacattaaatacaaTCATGAaagaaatcatgtgaaccatgcaacataaaatgtgatttctaatttttattaattagtaaatcttattatattgaaatgggttttatttagggcacaaaacccaacaaactcccacttgcactaatataaatcaaaaagtgcattttaaataatctcaacatcttgaaatccaaatcaagtgtaataagtagtatactctccgtaataggatctgacaggttgtattaaatacaacctttcgtccaccattacatttccttaatcagaCAATTCtttatattgtgaaattcctctctatatgtctactcctttagggatactggattctttactttttgacaactacttttgtgttagtcaggaagtaacactagtagttaataaatgttggaacaatgccaaaaaatgtatagaactttccttagattgaATAAGTGTCTTTCCTGGAACTTTAACATTTAGTCTCTCTGGTAGAgttagagaattcagataggtatttacacttctccaaaatcactactccaccctcagagtaatcaccatctcatcagcagactttctatcACTAAGAcaagtctagaaatctaatttggtgtagtctaagagtattaaatacacccttattgactaacatatagttcctcttcttaatcttaagattcacttaattatcttccaatgttccttcctggattaatttgatacctactcattactcccactcaacagctgGTGTCTAGTCTAATGCATAGGaaagcatatttgagacctctcactgttgatcctaaggattttttttttcattggcctttatcttttctggaatagttgaaacttttcctttataaataaaatctatttttaGAAGTCAAAGCCAatagaaaaatgctccagcaactTACTGAAGTAaattgcttgcactagagtaagtaaatttctaggcataccacaagccataggtttagataatctcaaacctataatactaggaacaggaagttttgttaagtccattgaatagacttactaacgaaaatttcctttcttgtcctagtaatagaaaacttttagttgtttcatatgaatggttttaaccatagttctcttggattttcttcttagtttcttattctaaCAATCCATTACTcatttaaactaacaatggatttcatcacaagtgtcttccaagtcataacagggcgAGTTCctggaaaccctcccactaggATAAGGAACCGTgaattttttctaagaaaactaaatggtattgtcctcttcggttgtgttaagacaacagaggtagtgagATCATCTtataagaataagatgatagaacacttttggaatcaagaaaaatatctcctttatttgctactttgttttcagacttagtcattttcttagaaaagtagtatttattaaaacaaatgctttcttatctaatgattatgggatggtccacccctaatcacttagaatagctaacaaacatgctaACCTTGGTTAATagctctagcttttcttaagattacgattaggccatccatgaatctagtaatggtttgtACTAAGtgcacaaccattccatcattctaaaattttcctatcactagggtatatccctagaaggatttaggaaatgactagtaactaatcatagaccttatactatcatcaaaatgcaaatcgaatttctggggaggtaagtttggatataattcaagattcaacttaatgatctttgaactgcatatccaaatatttctccacccctatcagttcgcaagatctttaaccacctACCTTAATCGATTTCCACCGTTGCTAGAaactcatgaaatttttcaaacatttcaaatttcttttgcataaggtaaaatctagagtgatcgtcttaagaatataacgaaaactcatatccacccctgaatgtataaTGATTGTTTTCCTTGTGCTTCTACTCCACTTGAACTTGCTCCTTGACCTCCCCATGAAAAATTCAGATGATGCTTCCATGCCGAATTGTAGGAGTTTGAGTATGGATTGTTGTTCCGGTTGAAGTTTTGGTTACCCAAATAGCAAATCGAAGCTGGATTTGAAGGGAAATTTTGAAAAGTATTCCCATCACCACAATACACACAAGAAATTTCTGTCCTTTGAATGGCAGCGTCTGGTTGTACACTTCCTCCCATATTCACGTTCTTCAAAATGTTGGTCATTGAGGCCATTTGAGCAGTCAAAGCATCTACTTCAAGAACACTCGCTACTTTTTCACTTGTAGGAGCTCTATTAGTTGACCATTGATAATTGTTGCTAGCTATCCTTTCCAAAATCTCAAAAGCTTCATTGTAAGACTTGGAAAGAATGGCTCCATTAGCGGAAGCGTTCAACACCATCCTAGAGGCCGCATTGAGACCATTGTAAAATGTCTCAAGTTGGATACAATGAGGAATACCATGGTGTGGGCACTTTctcaacaactccttgaatcttTCCCATGCGTCACTAGTAGTCTCATCTTCCAATTGTTGAAAGGACATGATCTCACTTCGAAACTTTGCATTTCTTGTTGGAGGAaagtactttctcaagaatttttTAGCCAAGTTATTCCAATTAGTCACCGAATCGGGAGGAAGAGTATTAAGCCATGCTCTAGCCCGATCCCTCAAAGAAAATGGGAACAACTTCAATCTTAAAGCCTCTTCACTTACTCCTTGTAGCTTGAAAGAGTCACTCACCTCCAAAAATGGGTGAATGTGGAGGTGAGGGTCTTCCGTTGGCGACCCACCAAATTGACCAACcgtttggagcatttgaaacatgATGGGCTTGAGCTCAAAGTGAGGTGCTTGGATTTTGGGTCTCACAATACCCAGATTAAGCTCATTGAACATAGGGGCTGCATACTCTCTTATTGCTTGGGCTCTATCATCGGCCAAAGCAATAGGATTAGCATCATTATGAGCACCCCCAACTTCAAACCCATCATTCATATTGCAACGTTTTTTAGGCTTTTATTCCTTTCTCCTTTGTCTGAAAGTGCGTTCAATTTTGGGGTCAGTAGGAGCAAGTTCAaggtcttcttcttgctcgttcaTGCACTAGATTACacctgaaaaagaaaaattcagcGCACCAAAAAAGGATTAACACctcaaaccaaaaaatatattgcaaaatagttgataatacacaatttttagtttcaatccccggcaacgacaccaaaaacttgttgtgaaaattgagtacgcaagtatacgtagtcacacaagtaataaagtgataagtaagatcgtctccatagggattgcaaacaaaaatatcttgtaaaaccaactaattacaacttaaagtaaaaagaaataacatgaaaatgagTGAGCAATGATTCAAAATCAAAATGACAGTAGTTAAACATGCTAAAATTAATGTTATTGTTGCTAGAAGAATGCTTTCAAAGAGGAAAGAAAATATAATATGGAAAAAGTGGCTTGAATAGCTAATTACTCCTATGCTGGTTTGCTACGACATTACCTTAGCATTCCTGCCAGAGATAACAAAATTTCCTATGTGtttgtgagaattttccaaaactCACAATTTAAGTTCTAACACCTAGTTTcatatattcctatatcaaaccagaTTAGAGAACACTAATTATGCATCAATTTttaagttatgcaaggtaaatgaaatatccctattccacttacaaagaaaaaaaaacctaaatctaGGATTCCTCTTGCTccattcaagttgaactactagatctagcccttcctgaacaagatctagcttagcaaattgttattAATGGCCAAGAAgcaacaatcaaataaaaattagaactcacttgaatgaacaaaggcaaaaATACTGAAGTAAGCTTTAAAATTAACCATACCCAACATAGGAGTTCATAGCCGCTCAAGCCTTAATAGTTTAGCtcatattcaaataaaaaaataacatccaaatcTGAAATGGTTTAACCATGGCTGCTGCCCTTTTTTTAGTCAACaagtttcttttaatttctaAGTACAAGCACAAAGAAAAGACAAAGGAAAAGCACAATATTAAGAGAAggtaaaagaaaattcaaacacAAAAAGCTTGGTCCCCCTCTCTTCTTTCTTCAACTGTGTACTTTCTGCAATTACTCTCCTTCAAAAAATTGCAGCTACTCACGTTATGGAGGATGATGATGGTGTACTTTCTTTTCTCCTCTTTTAGTTGTTGGGTTTCTAGGGTACAAAATTCACACCTAAAATGGAAGCCCAATCTTtttccactttggcccactaggtTAAGTCTCTTTCCTTCCATAACAGCCAGTTGGTGCATTTTGAGTGACTGGGACGAATTTGCTGATGTGGATAAGTGAAAGTCGTTTTTTAGACTTTTTCCACGTTAGTTCCCAAACTGCCCAGAATGCTATAGCATTGCTTCAGCATTTCTGTCGAGTTTTCAGCTTTAGTTCCACTTCTTCCTTCGCATCACTTCCTTTTTCCTAACAAATTAATTCTTCTTTCCCACAACAAATAAGcaacatttaattaaaaaaaaacacacttaACACAATAATTTTTACAAGACTCGAACGTTAGCTTCCTAACtagaaattaaactaaaacTACTTAAAATTAAGCAACCAAACACATTTTTCACTACTCTCCTCACAATATTTTCAGCTTTAAAGCATAAAAAATAACTCtataccatagagttatcacctctcctttgggccttgtgtgagagttagagggccaatagcagtgggtacgacatactgaacccagccctccctcacattaaccaccccaattgtgaaggcccatttgccttatttaaataattgtattaggttaattatattagtctaacctaattaaaattgaattagcaatataattacctttaatatatgtgaaatttattttttattgaatattgtaaagttaattttagaaaaacacttggttaattgaaatatattctagatagtaataTCTAGTACtggttatattttctaatatttaattaggaaaatattttaagtaaaaaattaattatttattaattaattttagagcaacttaaataaagaatattttcctaatattaaattagaattaataattgagATTCtattatacttgattatttaattcttgtagttaatacatttaattggattgaaaattaaacatttaagttgatttcattcttgatacttaaatattatttttttcagaatatttaattaaataaaaaattattttaagttagaaattttaatttcagaacaacttaaatttgaataattttcaatatatattttatttttattttattaatcattttttttaattcgaaattgtatttttttatttaaatgcagaaaattttgaatttttcttgaaaaatagattaaagttgaaaattatttattttaactttagaccaacttaaatcattatatttttcatttaaatgattaattaaaataaatgaactaaaatatattataattagaaaataaattaattagtcaatcaAAGTCTATATAGTTATTGTctatttgcttgaagtatttttctagttatatttaagttgattttaatcatgaaacttaaatttttgataattttctcaaatattttattaaataggaaaattatatttgtgtcgaaaattaatttttaattaattttggatcaacataaaattagaataatttttcaagatttattttattttattttattttatagcatttttaaaaattgaatttattctaaatacattaatttttgaaatgcaatatatatatttagggcCCGTTTAGTACGCAggactggattggattagacagactaatttgtccaatcaagtgtttgggcatgttagaagtctggataactaatccagttaacctcatctgtctaagattatttatcccatccagcagggtgggataaataatcccatgcaggtgagattttttttttatcgtttttttaatttaaattttattaatatattttaaatttaattagaatttaaaggaaataattatcacacatttatttatacattttttttatcaaaaacttattcattaaaattagtgaaaatgtataattttgaattattatacataagtttttaaaatttagaatattattaattaaataatagttacttaaattgattctaagaaaaaaaaagtatgacaataaaattatatattatttttaaattactaaaaaatttatataatttttttgaaaaattaatatttatattaaattagtgtttaagataaacaattttatattattcaagtatttttattttactattttaattatttattaaataaaaaatatgacaaaatattttattatatatttatgatatattcttaattacatatgatatattattttttttgctacgaattatttatttatatttatttattattatatattttaattttaatttattattatatgtttttatttagtttaagttttttttttctaaaagaaaataaataaaatagtccagtccattcttaaaccaaacacaggattactttcagcataatccaatATTGTCCAGTCTAGTCCAATCCTTTTCAGtccaatccagtccaatcctgcgtaccaatatagaaattaaatttgagttgtaaattaatttaaattaattttgatacaacttaaattgaataattttctaaatatttattgaaaattattactaagatggaaaataattcattttatttttcatatccatctaagtataattttataagtattgaattaaaatttatatttagaattttattctaaattggaaattttaattaaataaatatatatctaaaataaataaattgaaataaatattagaagaaaatacattttaaataatgagctttattttaGGATATTCGATATCCATtattggttctacatagttcttgttttagtgagtaatcctccctaatggaggaacgttcattagcaatttaacgccgtagaatctcgaaagataagtattatttgtaagtattttatttttagtatggatcaccctaatagtggcgactattagtaagacttacaaaagtatgaaacaatggtggaagctcataagatagaatgaccttgactctcgcctaaacgggacaacgctggattcttatattgatcgaataaaaggttgctagaatgtttatcattttagatgatcTGACAACTCTTTTCAATgaatggtatctttgactctcgcctaaacgagacacttatatcagtttgttgaagaccttagaaattatttaggattgtatattttagtattttcgcttgtcattcctattttctcaatgCTTAATAATtcttgaattgtgtgtgaatttatattgaaccatgttattttctattattaattgtagtttaaaatttcgaatcttcattgttggtctaacttggcttgttgtttttaatgggacaaatccctaatggattgtcatccattagacaaatataatagtgttagatctcgatagataaatatttgtaaatgcaacatccagctgttcatcaatagatgacaccttagactagtgtttacaatatgaaacaatgaagaagtttataaaaataagaataactttgactctcgctaatcgggacatcgttggattcttatttttaatcgaaattatcctttatttttcctcttagcttattcatttagaattagcttaaataatatatatcattggatgaatggtttataaatcatttgcttttaatgtcattctattttcttttatgaaattgaatggcacAGATGACTATAATCttgacattctatcccgaaatgatataatccttgatcttagaatctcctacttatatatgcttactttaggcaaattagagttagagttagattaatagtggtggtccaagctagaatcattactcattgtatatttggtataaatttaagactttgactttaaattttagattccaaatagaaattttatatttctatttctagaatacaatacagttcaactttcacaagtgtttaatatccattttctatcaatggactCAAAAtgtatgttaaagtatggaatatgagtttagaatTCTATGACCAGGattcacttgcactattctgagaactctttaatgtaactagacctaagtcatcgaaagatcacaaccacatattttataaatctatggtatttttatcttgttcatagtggttttgagaagatcattctctgcaaagagtcaatatgcctatatctacTGAAAGTAACATCATCTTATGATGTACagtcaggggtggatatgagttttcgttatattcttaagacgatcactgtagattttaccttattcaaagaaatttgaaatgtttgaaaaatttcatgaatttctagcaatggtggaaaatcattaaggtaagtggttaaagatcttgcgaactgataggggtggagaaatatttggtagatttgcgcagttcaaagatcattaagttaatttttgaattatatccaaacttaccttcccagaaatttgatttgcattttgatgatagtataaggtctatgattagttactaatcgTTGCCTATACCCTAATGATAGGAAACTTTCAGAATAATGGAATAATTGTGTACTTAGTATAAactattactagattcatggatgacctaatcgtgaTCTTAAGAGAAGCTAGAACCGTTAACTAAGCTTTGCATGTTTGATatctattctaagtgattaagggtggaccattccatagtcattagatatgaaagtgtttgttttaacaaatactacAGTTCTAAgaaatgactaagtttgaaaacaaagtagcaaagtagaggagatatttttttcttgattccaaaagtattctatcatcttattcgatatatcatgatcccactacctctgttgttttgacacaaccaaagaggacaataccatttagtattcTTAGAAAAAATCCATGGTACCTTGTCCTAGTGGGAAGGTTTCAAGGAACttaccctgttatgacttggcagacacttgtgattaaaatccattgttagtttaaacaagtaatggattgtcagaataaggaactaagaactaaagccaagagaactatggttaaaaccattcacatggaacaaccaaaagttttctattacaaggacaagaaatcAAATTTTGTTAGTAAGtgtattcaatggacttaacaaaacatcCTGTTCCAAGTAgtaaaggtttgagtttatctaaacctatggcttgtggtatacctggtaatttacttactctagtgcaagcaacttactttagtaagttgCTGGAgaatttttctaatggcaatctgtaGAAGCTTCTCGGcttctagatatagattttatttatctaaggaaaagtttcaactattccaaaaaagataaagccatgaaaggattccttgaatcaacagtgagaggtctcagatatgctttagtatgtcttagaccagacacctactgttgagtgtgagtaatgagtaggtatcagattaatctaggaaaggaacattggaagacaatcaagtgaatcttaagatccagaagaggaactatatatgttagtcaataagggtatATCTAATACTCTTAAACTACAcaaaatcagatttctagacttgccttagtgttagaaagtctgctgatgagatggtgattactctggggtggagtagtgattttagagaagtataaaaacctatctgaattctctaacTCTAcaagagagactgaatgttaaagtggtaggaaagatacttattcagtctaaggaaaaatctatacatttttggcattgttccaacatttattaactactagtgttacttccttattaacgcaaaagtagttgccaaaaataaaaaatccagtatccctaaaagagtagacatatagagaggaatttcacaatatcaaggattttgtgattaagaaaatgtaatggtggatgaaaggttgtattgaatacaacctgtcagatcctattacggagagtacACTACATACTATACTTGATTTGGATATCaagatgttgagattatttgaaatgtactttttgttttatattagtgcaagtgggagtttgttgggttttgtgccctaaataaaacccatttcaatataatcagatttactaattaataaagatcagaaatcattttatgtttcatggttcacatgatttatttcatgattataaattctattaggtccagaacatatgtatttgttcatgattatagtgttgtcagcacagtggaatataatcatgattatatgttcaaaagtttaattccttgatttgtcagttcactagatttagactggcatgataatcagcgatatgtatacttacaccttggataagtgttatgtcctttccagggcattggcaaagactacaagtatcggatgtatggagtatacattagaagagaccgatattaaactttgattagatatgataaatttaccgtaatgtctattcaattcaatatcgcctagttgatcctagatcaattgatcttaatcctgacatgattaggttcgatctaaagagtgctattcgtgttctttgatttgttaggtaagcctactttttggtcagggtgatac
This Cannabis sativa cultivar Pink pepper isolate KNU-18-1 chromosome 6, ASM2916894v1, whole genome shotgun sequence DNA region includes the following protein-coding sequences:
- the LOC115695219 gene encoding uncharacterized protein LOC115695219, which produces MNDGFEVGGAHNDANPIALADDRAQAIREYAAPMFNELNLGIVRPKIQAPHFELKPIMFQMLQTVGQFGGSPTEDPHLHIHPFLEVSDSFKLQGVSEEALRLKLFPFSLRDRARAWLNTLPPDSVTNWNNLAKKFLRKYFPPTRNAKFRSEIMSFQQLEDETTSDAWERFKELLRKCPHHGIPHCIQLETFYNGLNAASRMVLNASANGAILSKSYNEAFEILERIASNNYQWSTNRAPTSEKVASVLEVDALTAQMASMTNILKNVNMGGSVQPDAAIQRTEISCVYCGDGNTFQNFPSNPASICYLGNQNFNRNNNPYSNSYNSAWKHHLNFSWGGQGASSSGVEAQGKQSLYIQGWI